The following proteins are encoded in a genomic region of Pseudomonas saponiphila:
- a CDS encoding LysE family translocator — MLSNYLGEFLALALVHFLAVVAPGPDFAVTIRQSVRFGRMTGVCTALGIGAGISVHVLYTLLGVGALMHATPWLLSAAKLLGAAYILYLGVSLLRSKAKTSIPGETAQDEPAQSLLRAFTTGFLTNASNPKATLFFLAIFTTLVSATTPLGIQALYGAWMCLVNALWFVIVALFFSSARVRLLFMRLGHWFERCMGLILLLFAGRLLLSL; from the coding sequence ATGCTGTCCAATTATCTTGGCGAGTTTCTCGCTCTGGCCCTGGTTCACTTCCTCGCCGTGGTCGCACCGGGGCCGGACTTTGCCGTCACCATCCGCCAGAGCGTGCGCTTCGGCCGGATGACCGGGGTCTGCACCGCCCTGGGGATCGGCGCCGGCATTTCGGTGCACGTGCTCTACACCCTGCTGGGAGTCGGCGCATTGATGCACGCGACGCCCTGGCTGCTGAGCGCCGCCAAACTGCTGGGCGCCGCCTACATCCTGTACCTGGGCGTCAGCCTGTTGCGCAGCAAGGCCAAGACCAGCATCCCGGGCGAAACAGCGCAGGATGAACCAGCGCAGAGCCTGCTGCGGGCCTTTACCACCGGTTTCCTGACCAACGCCAGCAACCCCAAGGCGACCCTGTTTTTCCTGGCGATCTTCACCACCCTGGTCAGCGCCACCACGCCGCTGGGCATTCAGGCCCTGTATGGGGCCTGGATGTGCCTGGTCAACGCTTTGTGGTTCGTGATTGTCGCGCTGTTCTTTTCCAGCGCCAGGGTGCGCCTGCTGTTCATGCGCCTGGGGCACTGGTTCGAGCGCTGCATGGGACTGATCCTGCTGCTGTTCGCCGGACGCCTACTGCTGTCGCTGTAA